In the genome of Candidatus Electrothrix rattekaaiensis, the window ACCATTAGCCATGCCAGCGACCCCTGAATCTATTCCCTGCAGCAGCCCGAAGTTGTTATTGGTAAAACCGCTGCCCAGAGTACCGGTTTCATCATGAAAGCTGCCTAAACCACCCCATTCGACACCCAGTTGAAATTCTTTAGCAATGGACACCTCCATGATCAGGGCTTCCAGGTAGACCATTCTCCTTGGAATATCAAGCTTTTTGATGATCTCTTCAAGAATTAGAAATTCTTCTTTTGGCGCAGTGATAATCAGGGAATTCGTTTCCGGATCTGCAGTGATTTGCAGATCCGTGGACAGAGGAGGTGCTTTTGCTGCTTCTGCCTTTGTGTTTTTTGAAGTCGTTGTTGTCTGCTTGGTCGGCAGGCTGGTCAGAACCTTGACCAGTTCTTCAGCATTGGCATGCTGGAGATAATAGACATGGATTTTCCCCCCACCCTTGGGAGCCTCAGTGTCCAGCTGCTCCAAAAGGCCACGAAGTTTTTTTATTTCCGCTGTTGGGGCAAAAACAATGAGAGAATTGGTGCGTTCGTAGGGGATAATTTTAATATTCGGTGAACTAGTGTTGCGCCTTCGAGTTCTCGTGGATTGAACAAAGAGTTGACTGATGGATTTGCCCACATCAGCCACAGAGGCATATTGCAGCGGAATAATGACTAGTTCTTCGCCCACAGACGGTACATCAATTTCTTTAATGATCTCCAGCAATCGTTTGATGTTGGACTGCACGTCAGTCAGAATCATCATCCCGGATTGGGAGTGAGGAATCACATTGCTGGTTTTCGAGAGCAGGGGGGTGAGTATCTTTTTCATCTCATCCGGGTCTGAGTGCTTCATCGGAATAATGCGCGTGACCACTTTATCTCCTGAAGAAGTTCTCTCGCCTTCTCGGATTGTGGGAATACTCTTAGATCTGGCTTGAACAGACGGAACAATTTTTATGACAGGACCGCTGGGTATCGTAGCGAATCCATGAACTTCCAGGACAGATTCAAAAACTCGGTAGGCATCTTCCACCGTCATCCGGGTCGGCGAGATAACAGTGACCATGCCTTTGACCGTACGATCAACAATGAAATTTTTTCCGGTCAGCTCACTGATGTATTTGACAAAAACATTAATATCAACATCATTGAAATCAATGGTCACATATTGCTGTCCGTTATCTTCGTTCTGATCAGCAGGCTCTGCAAAGCAGTTCGGCAGGGCGGTGAACAGAAAAAGTAATAAGGTGATGCAAACGGTGATGCATCTGCATCCTATAGGTAATAACGATAAAGAGATTTTCATAATATCCTGCGATTCAAAAAACGATTGACATATATCAATCCAAAGGAGGTAATTCTTCTTCAGGAACGGGCATTTCTTCTTCAATAAAATCCTCTTCTTCCGCGTCCATTCCAGGTGTTTCAGGTGTGTTGCGGATCGGATTACGTCGAAAATTTATCCGGCGATGGGGCCGAATAGAAGGAGGCCTTCGGGTCGTCTGCACCTGCGTTTCTTCAATAAGCTCATCTTCTTGAACTTCTTCAATATCATCCTGCACCGGATCAGGAACGGGCCGAGGTGTAGGCCTGGAAATACGGGGGGGCAGTCGAGGGGGACTGGGGCCGCCACCTTCTCGTTTTTTCATCATCAGGGTTTCCTTGGCCCCGAACACTTCAAGAATAACCTTGCCGCGCTCAATAGATTCAATAATGGCTCCCTGCACAGCATCACCGATCTGGTAGAGCTTTTGCTCTTTTTGTTTTTCCTCAATAATAATTGCTCTGGATGTTTGATCATCACCAAGTACTGTGCCCAAGAGGGTCAGATTCAATGTTGTGGGAACCTCTTCCTGTGCTGTTTGCGGTATAGTTGCAGGTAACTGTTCTTCAGGGATTGCAAGCTGTTCTTCCTGGACGAGCTGGAAAATATTGCGCTGGGCGATAACCTGAAAATCCGGGTTTTCATTATTAACCGGTTGTCCCTCTGCTGGTAACGGTGGTGGTGCGTCAGCCGGGCTTCTTTCCAGGGAGCCTGCATCTGTAGGTTCCTCAGAGTTCTCTTTTGTTTTTTGAACTTCAGGTTTGCTCGGAGTCGGAGCTTGCGGCATATTAGTGACAGGACTCCCGGAAACCGGCTGATTTGATTTTACACCTTCCGCCTGATTTTCGTTCACAGGACTCGGCAGTTCTGTTATGGGCAGTTCTGTTATGCCGCAACAGCTGCGACCGAGTAATTCTTTTTCCAGCCTAGCGTACCCCAAGTGGACAGCTACGTATGCTACCAAAAAGATACCGGCAAGAATTGCGACGACTCGGACCATATTACCGGCTCCTTTCGGGCAATTGCCGTAGCTTTTTTTTGAGCAACTCCATTTGCTTGTTATAAGCAGTGAGGCTGGTAAAAACAATTCCCGGTTTTTTGAGCGGCCCGTTGACCGTAAAGGGGAGACTACCTTTTCGCATCTCTTTTTTCAGCATATTAACCAGTGACGGGCTGGCAACAGAAGTTGCAAATTCCGGTCTGGGCTGAAAAGAACCTGTTAATTGAATAGGGGAGAGGCGGCAGGGCACAGTTGTGTGCAGACTGCCTTGAAATTCCGCAGCAAACATGGGGGATGTTATCTTGCCTTGCCTGAACGATACCGTTTCAGCAGCAAAATAGAGCTCGGTCTCAATGCTGTCAAAGTTCAGCTGCTCCATCCCCAGAACCGGCTCTTGCAGGCCGATTTCTCCTTGTGCAAAAATAAATTTTCCCTGCAAGGTAGGTGTGTTTTTTTTCAGCTTCCGTGCCCCGGAAAAATTTCCGGATAAGGTGCCGCGAACAGTTCTTTGATATTCTTGTTGGATAAAGGCCAACTCCTTATTGTCTATTTTGATCTCCTGTATTGCCCCGTCATACTCAAGAGCACTTCGGTCTTTTGCCAGACCTAAGCGGCCAGCTACTGTTCCGTCAAGGAGATTAAGTTTGTATTTTGCCGTAATGTTTCCTTTTTTCTTCCAGGTCATTAAATCGGGACGTAGATTCATCGTCTTGACAACAAGCAGTACTTTTTTTTCCTCTTTCCCGATAATGCTGATATTACGTAGCTGTACATTAAAAGGGGGAAGCAGGGCGATCTCTTCCACAACCCATTGTAGGGTCGGAGTCGTCCTGTTGAGATCTTTTTCAATCCTGGTCTTGAACGCATCAGCAGGAAATTTAGACCAGAGTAGGAAAAATACGACAACTATGGTATAGAGCAGGTATCCTAAAAATTTCAGCAGCTTCATAGCCATAACCTAGTCACTGATAATTTCGGTTTGGACCAGACTGATGACCTGCATAATGACATCCAGTGTACCACGGTCTTTCTTGTTTACCTGAATAGAGATACGTTTCAGGGCCACGATATGTTGTGTTGATTCGATCCGTTCCAGAAAGGCAATCAGGAAGTTGAGGCGAATAGCCTTTAGCTTCATCTCTACCATTATCTGCTGCACAGCACCATCCCCTGATGGATCAGAGGGTTTCATATAGGATATATTGTCCTTAACCAAGGTTTCCGCACATTTTTCTTCGAGAAAGGCAAAGAGACTGAAGTCTGCCGGACGTGCTGCGACCATTTGCTCTAGGCTATTACTCCGGAGACTCAGTTGCTTGATTGCATTTTGCATTTCTTGCATTTCCTGCAACCCGCTTTTTTTACTTTTGATTTTCCTTTCCAACTGGTTGCGCTGAGCAATAAGGGGGGAAAAGGCGAACTGAATGACAACGAAAATACCAAGCACAATGCCCAGGAGCATCAGTGCCTTTTTATCTTTCTGACTTAACGAGGCCATTAGGAATTTTCTCCTTCCGCACCAGCAAGCTGCAACTTGATTTCAAAACGAATGCCTTCGTCCGCATTACCCTTGGTTGCGGAAACGATATTTACTTCTGAATAACGATCTGACTCGGCCAGGAGGTTTTTGATCGTATTGACATTATTAAAGGCATCTGTTGTTCCTGTTAGTTTTACCGAATCCTGATCAACAATCAATCGGGTTACATGGAGGTCAAGAGAGGTCGGAAGACGGGCTGAGATATCATAGAGAACAAAAAGAACCCGCTTTTTTTGACTGAAGATAGGCATGGAAACAGAGACCGTGTCCATACCTTGCAGCTTGGAACGCATATGCAGCAGGGGATCACCACTTGGATTTATCCTGGGAAAACTTGCCTTGAAGACCTCGACCATTTGATCTGAAAGATTATCATGTTTCTTTTCCAGTTGTCGAGCGTCGATAAAGAGGTATCCCAAGGAAAGCAGGAAGAGAGCTCCGACTGTCACAGCGGCCCCGACAAGCTGTTTTTTCGAGCGCAGAAGATAATGCGGTGGAGCGAATTCGTTTTTGCGGAAGTTGAAAGCAGCTGTTTTTTTTCTGGATCCGGCCTGCAAGGCAAGGCTCAGGGGCCGATCAAAGATTTCTGGCTTCCACTGACCGGCAATATTTGCTGACAGGGTGGCGGTATCTGCCTGTATCAGATTAGATCTTTTGACAGGTAGCCCGATTTCAACCTCAATTTTTTCCTGAAACCCTTGACCGAGCAGCATGGGGCCAGTCAGGAGGATATAATCCGGTTGCAGATTGAGCGCGAACTGATACCTGAAGAGATCCATACTTTGCTCAACAGATTGACATACTCGGCTGACGACCTGCGCCGCTGTATCAGGATCGTCGGTATGAACTTCCCTGCCGTCAAAAGAAAAAAGGGCTTTGGTGAACACCTCGGCTGGATAGGCAAGGTGTCGCATGCAAATAACTGCACCCTGATGGATCACTGTCATTGTGGCTGCGGAGAGATCACAGGAAAGGAGCAGAAAATTTTCTGCTTCCCGATCACTTCCAGTTAACCTCTCTGCTAGGACGAAATCTGTCGGACTGATGCGGTCCGGTTCCAGCCCTTGTTCATGAAAGAGCGAGAGATACTGTGTCAGGGTTTCCTTTTCAAGGGCTGCTGTCATCAGTTGGGTCTTCTCTTCTTCAGAGTTAACCATTGTTGCACTGGTGGCAATAACCTGTTGGTCAACAGGAAGCAGAAGTTGCTCGTCCAATTCAAAGGGCAGGATCTGCTCGATTTTTTTATTATCGGCAAAGGGCAGAGTGATATTGCGCAGGCTCAGTTCGGAAAGGGAAAGCCCGATGTCGCAATGTCCCTTTTGCGGCCATTGCAGTTCTTCCAGCAGGAGTGGAAGTTGTTCAGCCAGCTTGTTTTCCCTATCAAGCCGACAAAAGGCGCAGGAAACCGCTTTTGCCTCTTTTCCGTTTCCGGCAAGAGCAACACCGCTCAGCAGATCATCGCTGATATCTATACCGAAAGTGAGTCGAGCCATTACTACATGTAGCTTTTCAGGAAAGAGTATCCCTGTTCGCAAGACGGGTGCCCATACCTATAATGCGGGGAAGGGGGGAGAAGGCTGATATAGAGCTGCACAGCTGCGCAACAGGGACGTGCAGGAGATGTTAAGCTGTTTATTGCGCTGTTATTCATTGTATTTTCCAGTAAAGTAGAGCCTGCTCCTGATTTTCTTTGCGTTGGACAACGCCCTCACCGGTTCGTTGGAGGCCCTTGTCCGTAGCGATGACAGTTATCTTGAATAAATTACTTTTTGTAGTTATCAGACTTTCGTCAAAAGTAATGTTTCCTGGAAAACCTGGAACATTTCGGTACCAACTGGCCTCTTTGAGCAGTTCTTTATTGTCTTCATCTTCTCTGAAGACCACCAGATCGGCAGCAAGCTCTTCGGTCATATCGTCGTGGAGGGCTTGCAGAACCGGTACGGGAGCAGTATTGATATTGACCATACCCGGTTGCTCTCCATTGGTCAAACAGGCAATGAGGGTTGAAGAGATATTGTCCTTGTTTTTCAATTCGCTGTAAAGAATTTTTCGGTCCCATCCTTTGACGAGCACCAAGTCCTCTATCAGCGATACAGGACCGTTGGTCGGGACATAGGAAGGATCAAGGCTGCTGTAATAGCTTTTTTCCGCCCCGTTTTCCTCCTGTTCATCATCCGGGTCCAGCCAATCCACCAAGCTGTCCAGCATGATTGCGACTTGGTCTTCATCAATGTCTTCAAGGCCCAGGTTCTCAAGGAGCAGGAACCGTTTCCAGAGGCTCCGCTGGAGCTTTTCTATATCCTTTTTTTTGTTCTTGCCCTTTTGTTTTTTTTTCCATTCTTTTTTTTCTTTCTCTGTCCAAAACAAGGCATTGGCCTGTAACCGACCGGATAGGTCGGTGACGGTGATATCCAGCGTACCGGAAAAGAATTGGCTGAGCAAGGCAGAATCAATGGTCCCCCAGCTGTCGAATTCAGAGTCGGAATCGGAATCCTCTTCGTCCTGCTGCTGATCCGCCAGCAGGGCGGCCCGAGCAATATTCAGCCCGGACAGCAGCATAGCGTCCAGACGTACCGCCGTGCTCTGGTTGGCGGCGGCCTGCATCTGCTGATTCACCGAAGTGCTGAGGCGCACCGTAATTGCGACAAGAAAACTGACAGCCAGCAAGGTCAGGATCAAGGCCATGCCGGAACGATCACGGAGAAGAGACGGAGGCATCAGCTTTCCTCCGGTTTTGCCTGAATCAGACCGGCAGGCAGGAGGACGGTGGTCTGAAAGGTTATGGTCCGTTCATTTTCTACATCAATCCAGAATTCCAGATGACAGGTCACGGCGGCAGGCAGCCGCCGTTTTGCTTTTGCCTCTTCGTCATCCTTTTGGACCGTGGTGTCCCAGCTTACCTGTTCTTCACCCAGGTAATCAAAAAAGGTAAAGGTGACAGAGCGTAGCTGATCCGCAAGAATATAGGCTTCAATTTCGCCGGTTTTTTTGCTGTCTTCTGTCGGTCTCTGCAGAACATCGCTGCGCAGAAGAAGGAGGTGGCCGTTATGGTCTTGATCGGCTTGTACGACATAGCTGATCCTTCCCAAGCCCGGCTCGTCATTTTCCGGATCAAGGACAAGATGGGCCATAGAGGAAAAGGAGAGCAGAGCGGATTGATCGCCGCTCCCGTTCCCTTGTTCACCGATGAATTCCATATCGTTTGTGAGCAGGGCCGAGGTCAGATCCTCGCTGATCCTTTCCATTGCCACCTGGGCCCGATAGTAGAGCTCACCCTGTTTCAGGGTGACATCAATAGCATTGATGGACCCGGACAGAGAGACCGTAATCATAGACACCACTAGGCCAAGGATCAGCACTGCCACCATGATCTCCAGCAAGGTGAAACCGGATTCTTTTGAGCCGGGAGAACTCATTCCGCCTCGGCAGGCTCAATATCCGTCATGATGACCGAACGAACTGTGAAGATCTGGTTTTCATCCTCACCGCGACTGACCTCAAGGGTGACAAGCTTGAGCATACCGTCCGTGCCTGCTATGCCGGTTTCATCCTCGCTTAACTCCCTGACGTCTGCCTGCCAAGAATAATCTGTGAACTCATCTTCAAATTGGCCTGCGCTATTACTTGCCTGCTCAAATCCGGTAAGTTGCAGTTCGGAAAGCTTTTCTCGGGCCAGCATAGCAGCGATTGTTTCAAAACGGGAGATTCCAGCGATGGAAATACTCTGTGACTGGGAACCCAGCAGAGAAACAAAGGACATGGCGATGATCGCCACGGCAACCATGACTTCGAGCAGGGTGAACCCTGTCTGTGGCGATTTTTTTCGAGGGAAAAATTTTTGAGAAAAAAAGTGCATTTTTTGATGACTATCTGCTCACGGTTATCCGGTCATTTTCAAGCGAGACATGACCTTCCAAAATCCTGGCCACACCGAGAAAGGGCGAAAGAATGACGCTGACTTGATCTCCGTTGTCGGCTTCAAAATGAATGACCGCTTTTCTGGTATACCCCTTTGTTGTAAAGAGAATCCCTGTATCATCCGTGTCTGCGGATGTTTTGTCGCCTTGGGTCTCTATTCCTGCCAGGGTGACAGAGTCATCAAGCTTTGCCCGCAAATAGGCCTTGTTTTTCTCTTCTTCCTCTGTCTCAGGCCCAGAAGTGACAGGCACCGCAAGGAAGGCATTTGCTTCGGCATCAAAGCGAAGGGTAAAAGCAACATGCTGGGCCCGGGCCTCTTGGCCTGCTTGGGTAACCAAGCCGACAAAGCGCTGGGCTGTTGCGCTGAGTTCGTTGGTATAGAGATTAGCCTGGATTTTAGGAAGAGCAAAAGAGGCTGTCAGGGAGATCAGTACCATGACGATGGTCAGTTCAATAAGCGTAAAACCCTCTTTGTTGGTCCTAATGCACATCCCGTCTATAATACTCGTCCCATATATTTGTTTCCATGCAGGGTCGTAGGGGCAGGCCCCGTGCCTGCCCGGTACAAAAGCGAACCCAAGGGGGGCACCCCCCTACATCGCCTGCCGCAAAAGCATGCCAACGAATTTCCTGTTGAATCCCTTACAGCTCCCAGCTATTGATGTCCGCATCCATTTCTTCGCCACCAGGTTCGTTATCCGGTCCGTAGGACATAAGATCGAAAGGGCCGTGGAGACCTGGGCTGATGTAGATAAAGTCATTGTCCCAAGGATCTTTTGGGACAGTGGGCTTGTCCAGGTAGCCGCCGTTGCGCCATTTCTTGGCCAGCTGGCCAGATGAAGGAGGTTCAATTAAGGCCTGTAATCCTTGATCAGTAGTCGGGTATTTGCCATTATCCAATTTGTACATTTTGAGGGCCTGACTCAGTGCTCCGATATCGATGCTAGCCTTGGTGCGTCGGGCTTCCTCGGGTCGGTCCATGATCTTGGGTACGATCATCCCTGCAAGAATACCAAGAATGACGATAACCACCATGAGCTCTATCAGGGTGAAGCCTTTTTCGTTTCGTACCGTTAGTCTATTTTCTTTCTGTTTTCTGATCTTTTTCTTCAAAGTACCACCTTTTTTCGTCCATCTCACTGAGATAAAATAGAGACTTTCTGTCTGCACAGCAGAAGAGGAGCGTTATGCGCCTGAGTATAAATGTTGAGAAAAAATATACAGGAAAAAGAACTCGAATGCCATTCAAATATTTTTTTATGTAGCGGGGGAGGGGAGTTGGGAAATGAATATTTTTCTGTGGTTACATAAATTCTCAGGGAGATTTATCAGGTTATTAGGGTTTGGATTTATCTTTTGGGGGATTTTTTTTGGTGTATCTGGTAATGCGTCAAAAAAAGAACGGCAAAATGGGGCTGAAAGTTGATAGAGCCCCAGTCCCGTGAGAATCATCTAGAAGAGCTGTGGCAGGTTGCTCGGAAAGGCGAAACAGAACCAAGCTGGATTGATTTGGGGTTATGAGGAAAGCAAGAATAGTGCGTGGTTTGGCTCTTTTTTCATCCCCCAAACCAAATCCACAGCACATAGATGACATAAAGGAAAATCAAAATTCCTCCTTCAATCCGACTGAGGGTGCGCTTGGTATATAATAAAATAAAAAGGATAAAGACTGTTCCCAGCAGGACCAAGGTGGAATTGAACAGATCAGCAGTGCCGACTTCGACAAAGGTTGGGCCGCCGGTCATCATTCCGATGCCCATGACAATGAGCCACGGCAGTCCCAGACCCACCAAGATATCAAAGATATTGGAACCCACCGCGTTGGCTACCGCCATATCCCCTCGCCCTTGTCGGGCAACCACAACTGAGGAAATCATATCCGGGGCCGAGGTTCCAGCAGCCAGCAAAGTCAGGGCGACAATAACCGGAGGGATCGCAGTGGCATCGCCGAAGATAATAACGCTTTTTACCAAAATCCAGCTGATCCCGACAATGACGGCAATGGAGACAAAGAAAACCCGCAAATAGGATTGCTCCACGTCCCCGGCAAAGATGCCCAGTCCTTTGGTTATCCAGTCATTCATGACGTCCATTATGGAGCGTCGATCTTTCTTTTTACCCTCTTGTTCTTCGCTGATATGAGGTTTTGGTTTTTCGCTTTTTTCGACTTCGTTCATGGTCTCTTCAGGAAACCAGGAATTCCATTTATAGAGGATAAGCAGGTAGCTTGCGTATAAAATAAGAAAGGACAGGGCTTCAAACGGATGAATCTGTCCGTCGTAAAAGGTAAAGAGAAGTAAACCAATAGACATCACATAGATCAAGCAATCACGGATGACGACAGAAAGGGTGATTTTGGCCGGGCGGGCTAAGGCTGAAGCCCCGGTGATCACCAGGATATTAAAAACCGCAGAACCGACAATGGTGCCGACCCCCACGTCACTATGCTCGCCACTCCCTTGAAAAAGGGCGGTCAGGGCAATGGCCAGTTCCGGTGCTGACGATCCCATAGCCATGAGCGAGGCTCCGGCCACATTGTGAGGGAGGTTGAGCTGGTGGGAGATATGATCAAGGCTGGGGATAAAGTACTCGTCGGTCATGATCGCCAAGATGTAGATGGCGATCAGCATAATCAGGAGGCAGCCTCCTGCGGTAATGAGGTCCATAACTTTCTTCTTTTTTGCAAATAGATCCCCTTTGTCAGGGCGAATCAAGAGGTATATAAACGGGCAGGCACAGGGGGCCGCTCCTACGATAAGGAGATAGAAAATTCCTTATTGGAACCATTGTACTTGGAAGGGGAAGGAAAGGTCAACTGCGAAGCTTGTTAATTTTCGGTCTTCATAGCCAGCTGGCGAGCACCGAGTAAGGCGGTTTTCGGCTCCGTAATAATATGTACCGGAATATCAGCCAGCATGTCCCGGTAGACTCCGCGACAGAAAGTTTCCATAAAACGTTCTTGGTCGATGTGGGTTAGAAGCCTTGGTAACATGCCCCCGCCGAGAAATATACCGCCTGTGGCCAGAACCTTGAGGGTGAAATTTGCTGTCTCAGCTGCGAGGATATCAAGCAGGAGTTGCACCGCTCGAACCGCAGGCTCACAGGGGAGGCCTTCTGCACCGCTTACGGCTGCATTGGCAGACGCAACAATCAGGGGCGAGAGTGCATCGGGCTCAATGGCCAGTCGTTTTTTTCGCATCCATTCCGGTTCTGAGCAGCGGGTGAGCTGAAAGGTGTACAGGTCTGGGAGAGCCATGCCCGAGCAGACCTGTTCCACACTCACATGCGGATTCACATATGGGCTTTGACAAGGGGACAGTTCCTGCTGCTCTCGTTGCTGCTCCAAACGACGCAGCATGAACTGCAAGATCTCAATCTGTTCCTGATTGCGAGGGGCAAAGGAGACATGCCCGCCTTCTGTGGGGAAGGGTTGGAACTGGTTGTTGCCCAGTTTGTCCAGTAGAGGTACAGCAAAGGATTGGCCAAGACCTGTTCCAACAGCAAGAACCCCAATATTCCCCCCAACCTCTGGTCGCCCTTGATTCAGGGTAACCAAGCTGCTTTTGGGAAGAAGAACTGCTCCGGCAGTCGTCGCCACCAGATCGTTGACCAACAGCACCTCTTCCATGCCGAGTTGTGCTGCCAAGGCGGAACCGTCCAGATCCCAGTCTAGGTTGGTCATGCGTACCCTGTTTTCACGGACTGGACCGGCTACGCCGAAACAGGCCCGTTTCGGTCGCTTTTCCTGTGCGTCAAGAAAGGAGGCTATGATATCCGACAGACCGGAAAAATCTTTATTACGAAAGGTTTTCTCAGTCAATAAGCTGTTGTTGGTATCGTACAGGGCTAAGACCGTCTTGGTCGCCCCGATATCACCGGCAAGAAGAAGAGAGCTCATGGGCTGCTTTGACCTATTCCTCTTCCACGATATGACAGGCATCCTGTTCGCAAACTTCTTCACAGGTATGACAATGATGGCAGGCAGCTGGATTCACAACCACAGCCTTACCCTTTCTCAGTTTGTAAACGTCTCCGGGACATGCCTCCACACAGGCACCGCAACCGTTGCATTTGTTTTCGTCTATAATAATTTCGGCCATCTGCCCTTACCTCCCTTTACATCCTATGCCGTGTGCCCCTACTGAACGCATGGTTTTTACTTCGGCGTTTTTACGGCTCTTTAACAAGCCGTATATCCCATGCCTCGGAACGTCCTTCTCCGGAAGGATTTTCAACAACCCTGAATTCAAAAATGCGGGTTGTATCCTGGAAATAATAATCTCCCTCCAGTGTAGATTTGGAGAGATGGAAGAAAACCGTGTCCGACTTCAGCTGGTTATCTTCCATACGGAAGAAACGAAAAAAACCAAAGCCTCTGTCAGCATTGAAATTGGCTACGGTTCCCCGTTGCCATTCTCCTTCGCCGCTGATATTTTCTTCCTGAATGGGGAGCAGTCCCGGGATGAGAAAACCGGAAAGATAGGAGTCTGCCACCTCGCGCAGTTCCCGGCTGACATTATGAAAGCCGATCACATCCACCCGGCAACCCATATTCTGCATCGCTGTGACCAGACGAATAAAATCTCCATCCCCTGTGAGGAGGATAATCCGGTCTAAGTTGCGGGCCTGCAAGAGGGCATCAATGGCCAAATCCATATCTGCATTGGCCTTGGTCGTGACATTGCCGTCCTCATCTTCATAGCGACGCACATATTTTTTAATGACTTTAAAGCCGCATTGGCGAAGAATATCGTGGTAATAATAAACTTTTTGTCGGTATTCAGCATCTCTACTGGTTCGCTCCCGGTCTTCAGCCAGGTAGCAATTGGCACGAAGCAAGGCGGAGGGTTCTGTATTGGCGATATCGACCAAGACATCATAACGCATGCCGTATCCGCCGCTCATTTTTATATTTTCCGCATCTACGTAAATTCCTGTTTTAAACATAAAATAATCTAGTGTAAGTGAGGTTGTGCTGTTCCGGGCCGTGCATGCACGACAGGATAATGAAAATGATTGTTACAGTGAAAAAATCTTCCCTATATTATATATCACACAACAGCTGTTTTGTTTTTGAAAAGGAAGCCCTCTCCCAAGTAAATCGGAGAGGGGATGAAAAATGTCTTACTCCCATTCGATAGTGGAAGGTGGTTTGGAGGAGATATCGTAAACAACCCGATTGACCCCGCGAACTTCGTTGATTATACGGGTGGAGATGCGTCCTAAAATCTCATAGGGCAGCTGGGACCAATCAGCGGTCATAGCATCACGGCTGTCCACTGAGCGGATGGCAATAACATGTTCGTAGGTCCGACCATCGCCCATAACCCCGACAGTCTGGATAGGCAGCAGCACAGCAAAGGACTGCCAGACCTTGCGATACCAGCCTGACTTTTTCATCTCCTCCAGCACAATCACATCAGCCTGACGCACG includes:
- the gspD gene encoding type II secretion system secretin GspD → MKISLSLLPIGCRCITVCITLLLFLFTALPNCFAEPADQNEDNGQQYVTIDFNDVDINVFVKYISELTGKNFIVDRTVKGMVTVISPTRMTVEDAYRVFESVLEVHGFATIPSGPVIKIVPSVQARSKSIPTIREGERTSSGDKVVTRIIPMKHSDPDEMKKILTPLLSKTSNVIPHSQSGMMILTDVQSNIKRLLEIIKEIDVPSVGEELVIIPLQYASVADVGKSISQLFVQSTRTRRRNTSSPNIKIIPYERTNSLIVFAPTAEIKKLRGLLEQLDTEAPKGGGKIHVYYLQHANAEELVKVLTSLPTKQTTTTSKNTKAEAAKAPPLSTDLQITADPETNSLIITAPKEEFLILEEIIKKLDIPRRMVYLEALIMEVSIAKEFQLGVEWGGLGSFHDETGTLGSGFTNNNFGLLQGIDSGVAGMANGATLGILKKGVEIGGVYFPDIGAVVNAFKTDSDINIIATPQVLTTDNKEASITVGQNVPYITSKNTSETGSTQDYTNYEYKDVGTTLKITPQINQANLLRLEIGVEVTRLKSEAGGATPTTYKRSADTTVVVHNEEIVVIGGMIGQDITSGDYKVPLLGDIPVLGWLFKTHEDRDNKTNMFIFIMPRIVESSPELANIYQHKQDIMENALEGAGDIPEQVLQVTPNQEHVFAFIDLGFAKLQQKKYTEAKGYFLQALKIQPENPYALINMGIIAEHEKQFKKAEEIYQQVLDLADSRQDSAEANQTPEDQALLNTARENLRKIQRNASHASKK
- a CDS encoding type II secretion system protein N, encoding MVRVVAILAGIFLVAYVAVHLGYARLEKELLGRSCCGITELPITELPSPVNENQAEGVKSNQPVSGSPVTNMPQAPTPSKPEVQKTKENSEEPTDAGSLERSPADAPPPLPAEGQPVNNENPDFQVIAQRNIFQLVQEEQLAIPEEQLPATIPQTAQEEVPTTLNLTLLGTVLGDDQTSRAIIIEEKQKEQKLYQIGDAVQGAIIESIERGKVILEVFGAKETLMMKKREGGGPSPPRLPPRISRPTPRPVPDPVQDDIEEVQEDELIEETQVQTTRRPPSIRPHRRINFRRNPIRNTPETPGMDAEEEDFIEEEMPVPEEELPPLD
- the gspN gene encoding type II secretion system protein GspN, whose product is MAMKLLKFLGYLLYTIVVVFFLLWSKFPADAFKTRIEKDLNRTTPTLQWVVEEIALLPPFNVQLRNISIIGKEEKKVLLVVKTMNLRPDLMTWKKKGNITAKYKLNLLDGTVAGRLGLAKDRSALEYDGAIQEIKIDNKELAFIQQEYQRTVRGTLSGNFSGARKLKKNTPTLQGKFIFAQGEIGLQEPVLGMEQLNFDSIETELYFAAETVSFRQGKITSPMFAAEFQGSLHTTVPCRLSPIQLTGSFQPRPEFATSVASPSLVNMLKKEMRKGSLPFTVNGPLKKPGIVFTSLTAYNKQMELLKKKLRQLPERSR
- the gspM gene encoding type II secretion system protein GspM, with translation MASLSQKDKKALMLLGIVLGIFVVIQFAFSPLIAQRNQLERKIKSKKSGLQEMQEMQNAIKQLSLRSNSLEQMVAARPADFSLFAFLEEKCAETLVKDNISYMKPSDPSGDGAVQQIMVEMKLKAIRLNFLIAFLERIESTQHIVALKRISIQVNKKDRGTLDVIMQVISLVQTEIISD
- the gspL gene encoding type II secretion system protein GspL produces the protein MARLTFGIDISDDLLSGVALAGNGKEAKAVSCAFCRLDRENKLAEQLPLLLEELQWPQKGHCDIGLSLSELSLRNITLPFADNKKIEQILPFELDEQLLLPVDQQVIATSATMVNSEEEKTQLMTAALEKETLTQYLSLFHEQGLEPDRISPTDFVLAERLTGSDREAENFLLLSCDLSAATMTVIHQGAVICMRHLAYPAEVFTKALFSFDGREVHTDDPDTAAQVVSRVCQSVEQSMDLFRYQFALNLQPDYILLTGPMLLGQGFQEKIEVEIGLPVKRSNLIQADTATLSANIAGQWKPEIFDRPLSLALQAGSRKKTAAFNFRKNEFAPPHYLLRSKKQLVGAAVTVGALFLLSLGYLFIDARQLEKKHDNLSDQMVEVFKASFPRINPSGDPLLHMRSKLQGMDTVSVSMPIFSQKKRVLFVLYDISARLPTSLDLHVTRLIVDQDSVKLTGTTDAFNNVNTIKNLLAESDRYSEVNIVSATKGNADEGIRFEIKLQLAGAEGENS
- a CDS encoding type II secretion system protein GspK, with amino-acid sequence MPPSLLRDRSGMALILTLLAVSFLVAITVRLSTSVNQQMQAAANQSTAVRLDAMLLSGLNIARAALLADQQQDEEDSDSDSEFDSWGTIDSALLSQFFSGTLDITVTDLSGRLQANALFWTEKEKKEWKKKQKGKNKKKDIEKLQRSLWKRFLLLENLGLEDIDEDQVAIMLDSLVDWLDPDDEQEENGAEKSYYSSLDPSYVPTNGPVSLIEDLVLVKGWDRKILYSELKNKDNISSTLIACLTNGEQPGMVNINTAPVPVLQALHDDMTEELAADLVVFREDEDNKELLKEASWYRNVPGFPGNITFDESLITTKSNLFKITVIATDKGLQRTGEGVVQRKENQEQALLYWKIQ